Proteins from a genomic interval of Nasonia vitripennis strain AsymCx chromosome 3, Nvit_psr_1.1, whole genome shotgun sequence:
- the LOC100116276 gene encoding caspase-1-like isoform X1 has translation MDILLFYLVKSLRDSIVQASTSSGALEYKFRTTSEMCDSKDEKSFEESSRGQVFFHGFEDFDVAELVENKLSDIDEEEDIILRQLPRTPLASAARGKRRRRASDVIDSMGERGCQLYNFNSPATCSTSASPYSYYCGSSTPASSSGFTTPRRGTNRNAISPDQGYATTPEFVQRAVIPEWMLRRIDSHDATVPIRNDEDNYSTSPAEARARMSAQKDADRYNMEHRNRGKCVIFNHETFDTGFETREGSSVDARRIEQTFQQLGFTVEICDDYEHSGVMNKLNELSEEDHSDNDCLCIFVLTHGLKNDLICAKDVVYKLENVWKPFTADKCSSLAGKPKLFFFQACRGDNLDGGIKMMRSGTTETDSSSASYQIPTYADFLFAHSTVQGFYSWRNPEEGTWYVQSLCDVFDEYAATHDLAKLMTITARKVATNFASYNDLDPMLHGKKQVPSVISSLIRDVYFTPKN, from the exons ATGGACATTTTATTGTTCTATTTAGTGAAAAGCTTGAGGGATAGCATCGTGCAGGCCAGCACTAGTTCAGGGGCTTTAGAGTACAAGTTTCGCACAACGAGCGAGATGTGCGATTCGAAGGACGAGAAGAGCTTCGAGGAATCGAGTCGAGGCCAAGTATTTTTCCATGGATTCGAGGATTTCGACGTTGCCGAACTAGTGGAAAATAAG CTGTCCGACATAGACGAAGAGGAGGACATAATCCTGCGACAGCTACCGCGAACGCCTCTAGCGTCGGCAGCCCGAGGAAAGCGTCGTCGCCGCGCCAGTGACGTCATCGACAGCATGGGCGAGCGGGGCTGTCAGCTGTACAATTTCAACTCTCCGGCCACGTGCAGCACGAGCGCCTCGCCGTACTCCTACTACTGCGGCAGCTCGACGCCGGCCTCCTCCTCCGGATTCACCACGCCGCGGCGCGGCACCAATAGGAACGCG ATTTCACCGGATCAAGGATACGCCACTACTCCGGAATTCGTGCAGAGGGCGGTGATACCGGAGTGGATGCTGAGGCGGATAGATTCGCATGACGCGACGGTGCCTATCAGGAACGACGAGGACAACTATTCGAC TTCCCCGGCAGAAGCGCGAGCCAGGATGTCAGCGCAGAAGGATGCTGACCGATACAACATGGAGCATCGAAATCGTGGAAAGTGTGTCATTTTTAACCACGAGACCTTTGACACCGGATTCGAGACTCGCGAAGGCTCGAGCGTCGATGCGCGAAGGATTGAACAAACGTTCCAGCAGCTTGGCTTTACCGTCGAGATATGCGACGACTACGAGCACAGCGGTGTCATGAACAAGCTGAACGAGC TGAGCGAAGAGGACCACTCCGACAACGACTGCCTCTGCATATTCGTACTGACACATGGACTGAAGAACGATCTGATCTGCGCGAAGGATGTCGTCTACAAGTTGGAAAATGTGTGGAAGCCCTTTACAGCCGACAAATGCAGCTCACTGGCTGGAAAGccaaaattattcttttttcaa GCCTGTAGAGGAGACAACTTGGACGGTGGCATAAAGATGATGAGATCAGGAACGACGGAGACTGATTCCTCGAGTGCGTCTTATCAGATCCCGACGTACGCGGATTTTCTGTTCGCCCACAGCACCGTTCAAG GTTTTTACTCATGGAGAAATCCGGAGGAAGGCACCTGGTACGTACAGAGCCTGTGCGACGTATTCGACGAATACGCGGCAACCCACGACTTGGCAAAATTGATGACCATAACAGCTCGCAAAGTGGCTACCAACTTCGCAAGCTACAACGATCTGGACCCGATGCTGCACGGCAAGAAACAGGTGCCATCGGTCATCTCATCCCTCATACGCGACGTCTACTTCACGCCGAAGAATTAG
- the LOC100116276 gene encoding caspase-1-like isoform X4 gives MPKRKCEENELSALISPDQGYATTPEFVQRAVIPEWMLRRIDSHDATVPIRNDEDNYSTSPAEARARMSAQKDADRYNMEHRNRGKCVIFNHETFDTGFETREGSSVDARRIEQTFQQLGFTVEICDDYEHSGVMNKLNELSEEDHSDNDCLCIFVLTHGLKNDLICAKDVVYKLENVWKPFTADKCSSLAGKPKLFFFQACRGDNLDGGIKMMRSGTTETDSSSASYQIPTYADFLFAHSTVQGFYSWRNPEEGTWYVQSLCDVFDEYAATHDLAKLMTITARKVATNFASYNDLDPMLHGKKQVPSVISSLIRDVYFTPKN, from the exons ATGCCGAAGCGCAAGTGCGAGGAAAACGAGCTGAGTGCGTTG ATTTCACCGGATCAAGGATACGCCACTACTCCGGAATTCGTGCAGAGGGCGGTGATACCGGAGTGGATGCTGAGGCGGATAGATTCGCATGACGCGACGGTGCCTATCAGGAACGACGAGGACAACTATTCGAC TTCCCCGGCAGAAGCGCGAGCCAGGATGTCAGCGCAGAAGGATGCTGACCGATACAACATGGAGCATCGAAATCGTGGAAAGTGTGTCATTTTTAACCACGAGACCTTTGACACCGGATTCGAGACTCGCGAAGGCTCGAGCGTCGATGCGCGAAGGATTGAACAAACGTTCCAGCAGCTTGGCTTTACCGTCGAGATATGCGACGACTACGAGCACAGCGGTGTCATGAACAAGCTGAACGAGC TGAGCGAAGAGGACCACTCCGACAACGACTGCCTCTGCATATTCGTACTGACACATGGACTGAAGAACGATCTGATCTGCGCGAAGGATGTCGTCTACAAGTTGGAAAATGTGTGGAAGCCCTTTACAGCCGACAAATGCAGCTCACTGGCTGGAAAGccaaaattattcttttttcaa GCCTGTAGAGGAGACAACTTGGACGGTGGCATAAAGATGATGAGATCAGGAACGACGGAGACTGATTCCTCGAGTGCGTCTTATCAGATCCCGACGTACGCGGATTTTCTGTTCGCCCACAGCACCGTTCAAG GTTTTTACTCATGGAGAAATCCGGAGGAAGGCACCTGGTACGTACAGAGCCTGTGCGACGTATTCGACGAATACGCGGCAACCCACGACTTGGCAAAATTGATGACCATAACAGCTCGCAAAGTGGCTACCAACTTCGCAAGCTACAACGATCTGGACCCGATGCTGCACGGCAAGAAACAGGTGCCATCGGTCATCTCATCCCTCATACGCGACGTCTACTTCACGCCGAAGAATTAG
- the LOC100116276 gene encoding caspase-1-like isoform X3: MDILLFYLVKSLRDSIVQASTSSGALEYKFRTTSEMCDSKDEKSFEESSRGQVFFHGFEDFDVAELVENKISPDQGYATTPEFVQRAVIPEWMLRRIDSHDATVPIRNDEDNYSTSPAEARARMSAQKDADRYNMEHRNRGKCVIFNHETFDTGFETREGSSVDARRIEQTFQQLGFTVEICDDYEHSGVMNKLNELSEEDHSDNDCLCIFVLTHGLKNDLICAKDVVYKLENVWKPFTADKCSSLAGKPKLFFFQACRGDNLDGGIKMMRSGTTETDSSSASYQIPTYADFLFAHSTVQGFYSWRNPEEGTWYVQSLCDVFDEYAATHDLAKLMTITARKVATNFASYNDLDPMLHGKKQVPSVISSLIRDVYFTPKN; the protein is encoded by the exons ATGGACATTTTATTGTTCTATTTAGTGAAAAGCTTGAGGGATAGCATCGTGCAGGCCAGCACTAGTTCAGGGGCTTTAGAGTACAAGTTTCGCACAACGAGCGAGATGTGCGATTCGAAGGACGAGAAGAGCTTCGAGGAATCGAGTCGAGGCCAAGTATTTTTCCATGGATTCGAGGATTTCGACGTTGCCGAACTAGTGGAAAATAAG ATTTCACCGGATCAAGGATACGCCACTACTCCGGAATTCGTGCAGAGGGCGGTGATACCGGAGTGGATGCTGAGGCGGATAGATTCGCATGACGCGACGGTGCCTATCAGGAACGACGAGGACAACTATTCGAC TTCCCCGGCAGAAGCGCGAGCCAGGATGTCAGCGCAGAAGGATGCTGACCGATACAACATGGAGCATCGAAATCGTGGAAAGTGTGTCATTTTTAACCACGAGACCTTTGACACCGGATTCGAGACTCGCGAAGGCTCGAGCGTCGATGCGCGAAGGATTGAACAAACGTTCCAGCAGCTTGGCTTTACCGTCGAGATATGCGACGACTACGAGCACAGCGGTGTCATGAACAAGCTGAACGAGC TGAGCGAAGAGGACCACTCCGACAACGACTGCCTCTGCATATTCGTACTGACACATGGACTGAAGAACGATCTGATCTGCGCGAAGGATGTCGTCTACAAGTTGGAAAATGTGTGGAAGCCCTTTACAGCCGACAAATGCAGCTCACTGGCTGGAAAGccaaaattattcttttttcaa GCCTGTAGAGGAGACAACTTGGACGGTGGCATAAAGATGATGAGATCAGGAACGACGGAGACTGATTCCTCGAGTGCGTCTTATCAGATCCCGACGTACGCGGATTTTCTGTTCGCCCACAGCACCGTTCAAG GTTTTTACTCATGGAGAAATCCGGAGGAAGGCACCTGGTACGTACAGAGCCTGTGCGACGTATTCGACGAATACGCGGCAACCCACGACTTGGCAAAATTGATGACCATAACAGCTCGCAAAGTGGCTACCAACTTCGCAAGCTACAACGATCTGGACCCGATGCTGCACGGCAAGAAACAGGTGCCATCGGTCATCTCATCCCTCATACGCGACGTCTACTTCACGCCGAAGAATTAG
- the LOC100116276 gene encoding caspase-1-like isoform X2, translated as MPKRKCEENELSALLSDIDEEEDIILRQLPRTPLASAARGKRRRRASDVIDSMGERGCQLYNFNSPATCSTSASPYSYYCGSSTPASSSGFTTPRRGTNRNAISPDQGYATTPEFVQRAVIPEWMLRRIDSHDATVPIRNDEDNYSTSPAEARARMSAQKDADRYNMEHRNRGKCVIFNHETFDTGFETREGSSVDARRIEQTFQQLGFTVEICDDYEHSGVMNKLNELSEEDHSDNDCLCIFVLTHGLKNDLICAKDVVYKLENVWKPFTADKCSSLAGKPKLFFFQACRGDNLDGGIKMMRSGTTETDSSSASYQIPTYADFLFAHSTVQGFYSWRNPEEGTWYVQSLCDVFDEYAATHDLAKLMTITARKVATNFASYNDLDPMLHGKKQVPSVISSLIRDVYFTPKN; from the exons ATGCCGAAGCGCAAGTGCGAGGAAAACGAGCTGAGTGCGTTG CTGTCCGACATAGACGAAGAGGAGGACATAATCCTGCGACAGCTACCGCGAACGCCTCTAGCGTCGGCAGCCCGAGGAAAGCGTCGTCGCCGCGCCAGTGACGTCATCGACAGCATGGGCGAGCGGGGCTGTCAGCTGTACAATTTCAACTCTCCGGCCACGTGCAGCACGAGCGCCTCGCCGTACTCCTACTACTGCGGCAGCTCGACGCCGGCCTCCTCCTCCGGATTCACCACGCCGCGGCGCGGCACCAATAGGAACGCG ATTTCACCGGATCAAGGATACGCCACTACTCCGGAATTCGTGCAGAGGGCGGTGATACCGGAGTGGATGCTGAGGCGGATAGATTCGCATGACGCGACGGTGCCTATCAGGAACGACGAGGACAACTATTCGAC TTCCCCGGCAGAAGCGCGAGCCAGGATGTCAGCGCAGAAGGATGCTGACCGATACAACATGGAGCATCGAAATCGTGGAAAGTGTGTCATTTTTAACCACGAGACCTTTGACACCGGATTCGAGACTCGCGAAGGCTCGAGCGTCGATGCGCGAAGGATTGAACAAACGTTCCAGCAGCTTGGCTTTACCGTCGAGATATGCGACGACTACGAGCACAGCGGTGTCATGAACAAGCTGAACGAGC TGAGCGAAGAGGACCACTCCGACAACGACTGCCTCTGCATATTCGTACTGACACATGGACTGAAGAACGATCTGATCTGCGCGAAGGATGTCGTCTACAAGTTGGAAAATGTGTGGAAGCCCTTTACAGCCGACAAATGCAGCTCACTGGCTGGAAAGccaaaattattcttttttcaa GCCTGTAGAGGAGACAACTTGGACGGTGGCATAAAGATGATGAGATCAGGAACGACGGAGACTGATTCCTCGAGTGCGTCTTATCAGATCCCGACGTACGCGGATTTTCTGTTCGCCCACAGCACCGTTCAAG GTTTTTACTCATGGAGAAATCCGGAGGAAGGCACCTGGTACGTACAGAGCCTGTGCGACGTATTCGACGAATACGCGGCAACCCACGACTTGGCAAAATTGATGACCATAACAGCTCGCAAAGTGGCTACCAACTTCGCAAGCTACAACGATCTGGACCCGATGCTGCACGGCAAGAAACAGGTGCCATCGGTCATCTCATCCCTCATACGCGACGTCTACTTCACGCCGAAGAATTAG